DNA sequence from the Amycolatopsis sp. Hca4 genome:
AAGGCGGCGGTGCTGCTGCCGGTGCTGTTCGCGTACGGAGTGCTGCTGTCGGGCGGGTCGATGGCCTTGGAGAGGGCGGTGATGGCGGGCCACGGCCTGCCGACCTCGGCTTCGGCGGCCTTCACGACGGCGGCGGGGATGGGCGGGTACTTCGCGTTGCTGGGGTTGCTGTGCACGGGGATCGGCTGGTCTTTGCGCAGTGCGGCGGGGACGTTGGTGTCGGTGATCGTGCTGCTGGTGCCGCTGCCGTTGATCGTGGCGTCGCTGGGCCTGCCGGAGGCGATGCCGTATTTCCCGGGGATAGCGGGGATCAACGCGATGGTGGAGTCGGGAAAGCCCAACCCGGTGACGATGGCGGTGGCACCGTATGCACCGTGGGTGGGGCTGGCGATCGACGCGGTGTGGGCGGGAGCGGCCTTGCTGGCGGGCACGGCAGTTTTGCGCCGCCGGGACGCCTGACTCGAAACTCCCCCACCCTCTCCGGGGGCCACCCAAGTCCAGTCTATCGGCCCCACCCGACAAAACCCGCCAAAAGCCGCGACCCGAGGCCGGTTGTCCACACACACGCAAGCATGTGGACAGCCGGCCCGAGGTCACTCCACCCCAAGCCCCGCCAGGATTTCCCGCGCACTCTCCACCAGCGACTCCAACGAAGGCGGCGCCAGCGACCCCGTCCCCGCCAAAGCCCCGAAGATCGTCCCCTCCATCCAGTCCACCACCACCCGCGCGTGCCTCTCGGCGGACGAAGACCCCGCCGCCTCCAGTGCCGAAGTCGCGAGCCTGCGGATCTGCAACCCGCCCTCGTCGTACACCGCGCGCAGCTCCGGCCGCCGCGTGGCCTCCAGCGCGAACTCGTACCGCGCCAGCATCCGCGTCCGCCCCGCCGTGATCGCCTCGAACGCGTATCCCGCGATGAACTCCGCCAACGACCCGGCCGGCCGCGCCGAAGGCTGGTCCAGCACCACGATCCGCGCGATCGTCAGCTCCAGCAGCGCCGCCCGCGTGCGCGCGTAGTACGACGTCGATCCCACCGGCAGGCCCGCCGCGCGGTCCACCGCCCGGTGCGTCAAGCCGCGCATGCCCTCCGCCGCGATCACCTCGATCGCTGCGTCGGCAATCACATCCAACCGATCCACGACGTCGCACTCTACAGGTGTAGAGTTCTCTACACCTGTAGAGGAGGCGCAATGCACGCGATAGCGGTCGGCGGCGGCATCGGCGGCCTGGCGGCGGCCGCGGGGCTGCACCGGGTCGGCTGGACGGTCACCGTCCTCGAGAAGGCCCCCGAATTCGGCGACGTCGGCGCCGGGATCTCGCTCTGGCCGAACGCCCTGCGCGCCCTCGACGAACTCGGGGTCGACCTCGGCGAGCGGCTGGCCCCGCAGCGGGACGGCGGCTTCCGCGACCGGCGCGGCCGCCGGATCACCCGCTTCGACGGCGCCGAGTTCGCCCGGCGGCACGGGCGGTCGCTCGGGGCGATCCACCGGCGTGACCTCATCGCCGCCCTCCGGGACGCCGTCCCGGCCGGCAGCCTCCGGACCGGCGCCGAAGTCACCGAAGTCCGCGAAGACGGCACGGTCCGCGTAGGCGGCGAAGAACTGCGCGCCGACCTCGTCGTCGCGGCCGACGGCATCCACAGCCGGGTGCGTCACGCCCTCTTCCCCGACCACCCGGAGCCGGTGTACTCGGGCAGCACGGCGTTCCGCGGCGTCGCGCACCTCCCCGGCACCCCGCTGAGCACGAGCTTCGACCGCGGCACCGAGGTGGGCGTCCTGCCGCTCTCCGGCGGCGACGTCTACTGGTGGCTCTCGACCCTCGCGAAGCCGGGCACCGGCAAAGCCGACCTCGAGCCGGCCTTCGCGAACTGGCACGACCCGATCCCGGCCCTCATGGCTGCCACCCCGCCGGAAGCCGTGCTGCACCACGACCTCTACTACCTCGGCACCCCGCTGCCCGGCTACACCCGCGGCCGGATCGCGCTGCTCGGCGACGCCGCCCACGCCATGCCGCCGTTCCTCGGCCAGGGCGGCTGCCAGGCCATCGAAGACGCCGTCGTGCTCGCCCACGCGGTGTCCACACAGGACATGGAGAACGCGCTCGAAAGCTACGACCGCACCCGGCGGCCACGCAGCCAGCGCGTCGTCCGCGAGTCCGTCCGGATGGGCAAGCTCGG
Encoded proteins:
- a CDS encoding FAD-dependent monooxygenase, translating into MHAIAVGGGIGGLAAAAGLHRVGWTVTVLEKAPEFGDVGAGISLWPNALRALDELGVDLGERLAPQRDGGFRDRRGRRITRFDGAEFARRHGRSLGAIHRRDLIAALRDAVPAGSLRTGAEVTEVREDGTVRVGGEELRADLVVAADGIHSRVRHALFPDHPEPVYSGSTAFRGVAHLPGTPLSTSFDRGTEVGVLPLSGGDVYWWLSTLAKPGTGKADLEPAFANWHDPIPALMAATPPEAVLHHDLYYLGTPLPGYTRGRIALLGDAAHAMPPFLGQGGCQAIEDAVVLAHAVSTQDMENALESYDRTRRPRSQRVVRESVRMGKLGPQLSNPVATALRTAALKCLPGTVTARVGAGITGWTPPRLPRPAPPRTP
- a CDS encoding TetR/AcrR family transcriptional regulator; the encoded protein is MQPRGRRQAADAAADRYRVHCASSTGVENSTPVECDVVDRLDVIADAAIEVIAAEGMRGLTHRAVDRAAGLPVGSTSYYARTRAALLELTIARIVVLDQPSARPAGSLAEFIAGYAFEAITAGRTRMLARYEFALEATRRPELRAVYDEGGLQIRRLATSALEAAGSSSAERHARVVVDWMEGTIFGALAGTGSLAPPSLESLVESAREILAGLGVE
- a CDS encoding ABC transporter permease, producing the protein MTSPVALHGGGLPGAVAAEWTKLWSVRATWWCLATGTALMLGYGTLSAIAQHYETDPQSANTITLGGAVYLAQFAVIALATLFVTSEYTGGGIRSTLLWTPVRARVAQAKAAVLLPVLFAYGVLLSGGSMALERAVMAGHGLPTSASAAFTTAAGMGGYFALLGLLCTGIGWSLRSAAGTLVSVIVLLVPLPLIVASLGLPEAMPYFPGIAGINAMVESGKPNPVTMAVAPYAPWVGLAIDAVWAGAALLAGTAVLRRRDA